The Spirochaeta cellobiosiphila DSM 17781 DNA segment TATCAAGAGGAACAATACAGCGGCTATTAAGTTCAGGACGATCAAAGGTGCTCGATGTTATCTTACATCAAAAAGAACTCATCATCCCTGATGAATCCTAATTAATCTTCGAAATGTTCATAAGCATCGATGATATCGAGGTAAACCCCATCAAAGGATGCGGCCAGTATCTTATCCAAGTAGGCATCACTATCACCATAGATAATACTTTGCCAGTCTTGACTCCAATAACGAACTTTATAATTCCCTTTCCAATCAGGATTTTCCTTATCCAGCCATAAAGGAGAACGGGAGGACCAGGAAGATTTCCAATAGTATCGATAGTCTTCTGCTTCTCCTATACTCATATAGGCAATAACAAGACGCTTACCACCATTGGCTTTTGTCTTTAAACTATTGATCTCAGAGGCGCTAAGCTCAGTGTCTTGGGAACCGTCATAGAATAAATCCATAATAATTACATCATAATTGGTATTAGCAAGAGCATCTAAAAAAACAGATTTGCTTGTAAAAGCACTATTTTCTGTGGGATTTAAAAGGTAAAGAAAATTCTTAGCCTCTCCTAAACTAGTTATGTCATTGCTATTAACCTTATAGGGATGAACAGGATAGGAAGGAATATGATCAAGCTCCCTGTGATCCGCAGCAAAAGAGAGATAACCCTTTGCGTTGTTTTGGGCATATGAGTCATCTATTTTTGCAGTAGTAGACACATAATCTGTTACCAGAGGAATAATATCCTGACTCTTCGCTATGTCCATATAGGTGATCATTTCCTCTCTATCAGAGGTGGGGGTCCCTTCGTCATCATTTTCATATCCATAGAATAAGTCTTCCCGCCCTACACCATCTATAGCCTGGGTATAATTTTTATCTGCACTGGTAGTGTTATCATAAACGAGTAATTCATGTCCATTCTGGGGAATGACAATAAAATCAGAATCAGAGCTTCTGCCATAAAGGCTTATGTCTTCCACAAAGTCCCGCATAGCTTGCCGGAACGATTCTGGATTATCCAGAGCAGAAGAGCTCTCAGAATCGTGGCTTTGACAACTTGCCATAAAAAATAAACCACAAAGGCCTAAAGTTATAAACTGTCTTTTCATAGTCGTTTAAATATAACCACTTCTGTCAAAATAACAAATTTATTGTTTGTTACTGGAGATAGATCAAAAAGGTCAGACCTTTTAGGTAAAAACCTCAGACGTTTTCGTATAA contains these protein-coding regions:
- a CDS encoding endo alpha-1,4 polygalactosaminidase translates to MKRQFITLGLCGLFFMASCQSHDSESSSALDNPESFRQAMRDFVEDISLYGRSSDSDFIVIPQNGHELLVYDNTTSADKNYTQAIDGVGREDLFYGYENDDEGTPTSDREEMITYMDIAKSQDIIPLVTDYVSTTAKIDDSYAQNNAKGYLSFAADHRELDHIPSYPVHPYKVNSNDITSLGEAKNFLYLLNPTENSAFTSKSVFLDALANTNYDVIIMDLFYDGSQDTELSASEINSLKTKANGGKRLVIAYMSIGEAEDYRYYWKSSWSSRSPLWLDKENPDWKGNYKVRYWSQDWQSIIYGDSDAYLDKILAASFDGVYLDIIDAYEHFED